In the genome of Microtus ochrogaster isolate Prairie Vole_2 chromosome 14 unlocalized genomic scaffold, MicOch1.0 chr14_random_1, whole genome shotgun sequence, the window TGACATTAGCAGAGACTCAAATCCGAGTAAACACACTCTACCACAGCAAGAGCTCAGAGAGCAAGAACAGGTAGTTAAAATCTTCCCAGCCCAGGACCTCCACCTATCCAGGCAGAAGAGGCTTCTGGGCCATCGGCAAGGTCTCTTCTCAGCCGCTGAGCTGAGAGTGCTGGGCTTCAGGAGAGTGCACGCTCCCTCCACCTGAGCTCCAAAGGCTTCGGCCTTACTCCTCTTCTACACATAAGCTAGCCTCCACATTTTCAGCAGCTGGGGACATGGGTCTGGGAGAGAGTAAAGCCACCCTGCCCTGCTCAGTCCTGTGTCCTGAGTCACACAGGCTGCGCCCAAGGGCTTCGTCAGCAGCCTCTCCCAGTCAGTCGGTAGACCTAGGTTAGAAGGCGCAGAAATGGGTAGTTGCTGATCCAGAGAGGGGCGCGTGGAATCAAGAGACTGGCACAGCCTTttggagggttgggggaggggtggcacagagaaagggggaggagccAGGGCCAGGGAGGGGCATAACAAAAGGGCATTTTTGGAAACCCGACCTACCAGCTGAGGTGCCTGCTCGCTAATGACGCACTCCTAACCTTGAGCCTCCACACCAAATCTCGGAACCCTTGGCCTCCACCCTTACATACAGCGCCACTCGACAAACTACCTCCCGATCCCAGAAGGCACGGTGGTTGAACAACTCCGAGCTGGTGGAGCCAGCCACACAGACAGGCATAGCCAGGCCTAGACATGGACGCTCTAGGACTTCTTGGACAAACTTGTTGAACTTGGTCTCGCTGGGGAGGTGGGACCAGCTGGTAACTGCGGAGGGGAAGGGGCGCTGCCTGCCagggctagccgggcggtggaCTACAGATGGTGGCGCGAAGCGGGTGGGGAATCCGGGCTTTCTACAGAAGCCCCTTCTAGGGCTTCAGAACGAGAGCGAGGAGAGCAGTTTGGGACCCTCTAAGAGCTTCAGGAGATGGTTTGCTTCTCCAGCCTGGACGCCCCATTACTCCCAGCTGACCTGAAGAATCGCCTCTTTGGCGTAGATGAGATGGCCTTGCGCTCAGTGGCAACCAATGGCCTGGGACTCCCAACGCGGGAGTCCGTCCCATTGCCAACTTCAGGACTCAGGGGACCGAAGAGCGAGCTAGAGCCACGGCACTGCCGCCGCGTCCCCCGGCGTCCCCTCCAAGGCACTCACCGCGTCCTCTCAGGGCCCCtcggtgggtgggtgggggatcCGGCCACGCTCGGTCCGGAGTCTTACCACTCCTGGGTTCGGGCCACCGCCTCCTGGAGCGCGCCGGGCCCTCCCCCGGGAAGCCCGGCCCCCCGAGCCCGCCCTCTCCGCGCTGCCGCCTATCCAACCCCACCAACAGCAAGCATCCCCGCTGCGGGGACTGCAGGCATCCGGGCTCCGGGTGGCTGGTGGAGGGGGGGGCATAGGCTCTGCTCCCCCATGCAGAACAGGAGCCAACTGTCGAAGGTGGCTCTGCGAGTAAGGCTAGCAGAGAGCTATACTTCAGTTTTGCGGCTCTTCGGTCCTTGCAGAGCCTGAGAAGCCGTTGGGAGCGAACCGGAGCCTGCATCAGCATCACTGGGGTGGGATAGGGGACATTGCTGCATTACATTCTCAGGTAAGAGCACCTTTCTTAAAGGTTAGCTCCggggaggctcacaaccacccctCCTTGTAAACATTAGGATTCTTCTGAAGTCAGAAAATGAGGCTTAGAGAGACCTTCAGCGGTTTGCCCACGATCTTTAGTCTGGCAGAAGCAGACTGTAAAGCCATGCCTACCTAGCATAGCTCTGCTGGCCACTCTAGCGTGCATTCAGGGACCTGGGACAAACGCGGTgggggtgagaaaaaaaaaagcatgaattctccccccccccgtcttcATAGTCCCAGATTTTGTACCTCGATTCATATCCTTAAATCCCTTGGTCTCTTCACCTCCCTTGTCCGATGTAGACTTTCCGAATCGTCACGATGCCACCCCACCCTAAATAAATCCCTCCTTCTTCACTCCCCCACCCTTAGCCTCTCGGGATTTCAGAGCCTGTGGGTCTGTTATTTATATCCACTGGAGTGGTCCAAGAAATGTTCTGAGGCTGACCTAATCGCCACCTGCTTGGCTTCCTcgcccctccttctctcttccgaGCCTGGTGACCCAGCAGCGGTGTCCTGAGCCCAAGAGGCAGGAGGGAGCGCGGGCCAGCGGGGTCCCAGACCTCTGGTGCTCAGGGGTCCTCGAGGTTGGAGAAGGCAGAGGACCGCCCCTAGGGGACCGCGCGCACTCTGGAAGCCACAGGCCTAGCATTCTCTCTCCTGCACGTACATTTCCAACCCAGCCCCCTTCATTCCCTTAGAAGTGTGAGTACGTGCGCGCGGAGTTTTAAAAGACaactttaaaaatagcaaaatcgTGTTATTTCTAAATGTGGAAGGAATCATTAGTGCGCTCCTTGCTCAGTGGAGTCCACTCACAAAATGGGAAGGGGTGCTGGGGAGAGGCTGCTGAGGAGAAGCAACACCAGCAGCTGGAGGCTGGCTTGAGAGCGAGAGACTGTTTCCCTTTGGCCTTAGGACTCTGGCGGCATTGTAGCAAATCAAAATAGTAGATTCAGACACCTGAGGATGAGGTTTCTGAAGCCAATTTTAACACACTCGCTCTCTCAAGGGCTTGGACAAATCTTGTCTCCTTATCTATTTCTGCCTCTATAAAACCTTACGGGTAACCCGGCTGACTGACCTTCCGCTGGGCTGTGTGCCCATCTAATTAGCTATTGTAAAACAGCTGCAACAGAGAGGGGCTTGGGAAATGTCTAATCGCAGCCATCATGTTTTGTATTATTTGGAATCAGCATCCCACCTAGTGCCTAGGGGCGTTTAGGCATCCAGACAGAAAGTGTGAAAATGCAAGAATGAAATTAATTACAGAAACAGCCTACTAAAAAacctcattaaaaataatgttggtACCAGGCTCTGGGATGTACAGAAGTCAGGACATAGAGACTCAGGAAACAAGGCTGTTCAGACCACAGGGAGAAGTGGATGTGCAGTGGAAAACATCTGGCTTCCCTTGGGTTCAGATCTGGAACTGGAAAGCAGAAATGTCGCAGCTGATCTTAGTTGTCCCTAAGGTCCTGGGAGGGGACAGAGCACAGAACATATTGGGCTGTAGGTGAAGGGAAACAGACTGGAGCTCAGATTCCTATGTCCTATAGCCAGAGCCCTTAAC includes:
- the LOC101989031 gene encoding uncharacterized protein LOC101989031 encodes the protein MVCFSSLDAPLLPADLKNRLFGVDEMALRSVATNGLGLPTRESVPLPTSGLRGPKSELEPRHCRRVPRRPLQGTHRVLSGPLGGWVGDPATLGPESYHSWVRATASWSAPGPPPGSPAPRARPLRAAAYPTPPTQRAILQFCGSSVLAEPEKPLGANRSLHQHHWGGIGDIAALHSQLLQILLTAEEKQRVFLEARKNVLGADGRPTQLPNEIEDAFPLTRPNWDFNTPAGRERLRLYRQILLAGLQGASRRPTNLAKVRAIIQGPEETPAGFLERLLEGYRMYTPFDPWQQISRLI